In a single window of the Gossypium hirsutum isolate 1008001.06 chromosome D02, Gossypium_hirsutum_v2.1, whole genome shotgun sequence genome:
- the LOC107908360 gene encoding dof zinc finger protein DOF3.5 produces the protein MFILGDQMLQSDPRVPILPIERKWKSNVETAPNCPRCASANTKFCYYNNYSLSQPRYFCKGCRRYWTKGGSLRNVPVGGGCRKSRRGKSRRERVEKRDQISMTDSKNSTSSSDGDSGNQPDIDLALVFAKFLNHNTSFDQPEVDEIATQESPNEENNSQKPVVGSIPGSYILQEMPETSQMEAFGLQNLLTGDEMVLHEDLWSDHDVATTTPDLEWQPLVQLQQFESFPVDEQLKVSANLMNEDWGSFDLSGFGIFSKPSS, from the coding sequence ATGTTCATACTTGGTGACCAGATGTTGCAGAGTGATCCTAGGGTGCCAATATTGCCTATTGAGAGAAAGTGGAAATCCAACGTTGAAACTGCTCCCAATTGTCCACGTTGTGCCTCTGCCAACACCAAATTCTGTTATTACAACAACTATAGTTTGTCACAGCCTAGGTACTTTTGCAAAGGCTGTAGAAGGTATTGGACTAAAGGTGGTTCCCTTAGGAACGTGCCTGTCGGTGGTGGCTGTCGGAAGAGTCGAAGAGGCAAGTCTAGAAGGGAAAGGGTCGAGAAAAGAGATCAAATTTCCATGACTGATAGTAAGAATTCAACTAGTTCTTCTGATGGGGATTCGGGGAACCAACCAGATATTGATCTAGCACTTGTTTTTGCTAAATTCTTGAACCATAATACAAGCTTTGATCAGCCTGAAGTCGACGAGATTGCTACTCAAGAATCACCTAATGAAGAGAATAACAGCCAGAAACCAGTAGTTGGTTCAATTCCAGGGTCTTATATTCTTCAAGAAATGCCGGAAACTAGTCAGATGGAAGCGTTTGGGTTACAAAATTTGTTAACAGGTGATGAAATGGTGCTGCATGAAGATTTGTGGTCGGATCATGATGTTGCTACGACTACACCAGACTTGGAATGGCAACCATTGGTGCAACTGCAACAATTTGAGTCCTTTCCGGTGGATGAACAGCTAAAAGTTTCTGCAAATTTAATGAACGAAGATTGGGGTTCCTTTGATCTTTCTGGGTTTGGAATTTTTTCAAAACCTTCCAGTTGA
- the LOC107908359 gene encoding uncharacterized protein, which yields MRSSCISTCSIYKRLQNKLNKMNASGPARMLVCYVGHHHGRLLHCSSCLTLSNDCIFQDLIFYIPFGGKESIMNFRQNLMEAMGQNVHFVIDSWMEGDNLTASVIWHLEWKGKEIPHTTGCNFFECQQIDGKLIISKIIGVEELPVKPRDWVLKLLKATIVVFDKFPFPAERIVAYKVGGNT from the exons ATGAGATCAAGTTGCATATCAACTTGTTCCATTTACAAAAGATTACAAAACAAACTAAACAAAATGAATGCTTCTGGTCCTGCTCGAATGTTGGTCTGCTATGTTGGACATCACCATGGTCGACTGTTGCATTGCAGTTCATGCTTAACACTTTCAAATGATTGTATATTCCAAGACCTCATATTTTACATTCCCTTCGGTGGAAAAGAG AGTATCATGAACTTTCGGCAAAATCTAATGGAAGCAATGGGACAAAATGTTCATTTCGTGATTGATAGTTGGATGGAAGGCGACAATTTAACTGCAAGTGTAATTTGGCATCTTG AGTGGAAAGGCAAAGAGATACCACATACGACAGGTTGCAATTTCTTTGAATGTCAACAGATTGATGGAAAGCTTATTATCAG CAAAATCATAGGAGTGGAGGAGTTGCCAGTGAAACCCAGAGATTGGGTGCTG AAACTACTGAAAGCAACCATTGTTGTTTTTGACAAGTTCCCCTTTCCGGCTGAACGCAt AGTTGCTTACAAGGTCGGAGGGAACACTTGA